TGGTTACAATTTgcatgaaatgataaaaaaaatgtacattttcttctctattttttttttcttacattctcaaatttatttattttattttattattcttaatatatgaataaaattacttttctctgTTTCATCCTGcttaaggtaattttttttccctccccttATTGATTTAAAGATTACTGTTATCTCTTCTTCATCTTAAATTCGTTTCACCCCtcaacctcttttttttttctttttttttttttggaatattaagcaatattatcttaaaattgctGCTTAATTTTGTATGATTCTCTTTAATTATACGAATGGAGTGTGACCATTGTTCTTCTGTTGTATTATCattattcttaaataagaaaatgctttACTATTGTTTTGATTGCTGACTATTAAAACTACCAATGATCTTCTTTTGAGAAAACTGAagttttaactatatatatatatataatatatatattttctttgtgtgAATTTGGGAGTTTTCTGATCCATTTAGAAACATGCAAGAttcagtttatattatatttgttttaaaaaataataattttttttctatcctttttattgtgaaaataaactTCTGAGATTTTCAACGtaattttttccttacctttccATTATCTCTTTCTTTAGTTCAAAGAATctaattttgaagttaattatgttaaaataaatatgattttatgaaaacttGATTATTGTTCCTTGGAACATTtacttattcagtttttatttctaaataatcccCTTCTGCTTTGTCTAgcatgtttgattttaaataaaataattcttaactaaataatactttcattccctttgaaaataaaagcatcaTTTCCTCCTTTCAATTTGTGGCATAGTGTAGTGTtgttactgtttttatttttacttatattaattgcatttaataatttatataattgtttcagCCTCCACCTCAAAATGCTCACCAACTGCATGCTGAGCAATTGCTTTTTGAAGACTTCATTGCCAGGCATGGCAAAGAATACCAGGATGAAGATGGTACTTTTTTCCCCtttactataatttaatataatatactgTAATTCCTTCTTTGAAAATCTAAAACTGGAAATTATGATATGGCAGAAAAATTGTAATAAGTCTTCCATACTGCTCATATTGCAGTATGACAGAAGCTGTGGAACTTATTATTATGCtcatttataccatttttaatattattttagtgtatttataaacacaattcattaaatattgataCTCTGTTTAACTAAATTCTAGAAGATGTTGGTGTACAGTGTTATACTAAATTCAGTTTTGTggtgaatttcattttaaaattttatgttcacaattaaatcctttttattcaAGTAATCATTTATGGCAATTAGTATATTTGTGGTAAAGCTAATTATGTAAAAGTTATGTTGAGTGAAACTGGTtgatctaaatttatataatgtaactttaagatatttttattacaaactatGCAAAAGGGATACAGTGttacagaagaaaatttaatatgcttttacaTACAATTGtccatttgatatatttaaaaaaaaaagcataatatttcagaaagtaaattttattacatgcagtagctttttattttttatttaatggtattaattggaaatatattaacaaaactatttaatttttccaaaagcTTTTTCCTCATAAAAGTTTGTGTGTATTTTTACGAAATGTTTACAGTATTCTTTcatattggtaattttttttataaatatttgcttacattttgtttgaaatatttaagcatGAGAGTGGACCAAATGAAAGAAAGGCTTACTTTTTGGAGAACATATAAAACCTGCAATGTAGTCTCTGTATTTTCCCcacatataaaactatttaattatatacaaactTATAAGatgcagcattttattttaaatccgtTTAAGGTATCATTAGATATCTACACATGTCAAATTTAGTAAAAGCTCATCTTTATAACGATGATTGCAACTAGGAAGTAACACTGTGCTCTGACAATGGTGAACAGTGTTACAATTTTCATCACTATCATACTGTTActccttttaattttaattttatgtaatgtttATAAAAGGCCAAACATCACTTTAAGAACTTTGTTTTTCTTGATAcacaactgaaaataaaaattgtgtaatacTGTACCCCTACCCTTCTATATACCTTCTATATAAATACCCTTCccctatatttaatttcatgaaaaatcgaTATGAATCTATAATGCTTTGATATGTAAAAACTTGTTATGATCCCTGTGATTCAGTTGTTTATAGACTATGCACTATAGATTTGAATTGTCACCCATTGCTGTTTTGTTaacttaatttgataaaaaagtcattttaaattaaaatattttatattagactCGCTGatatttatgcattctttttcagaaaaacaagCTAGATTCGAGGTCTTTCGACTGaatttaaagaagataaaatttttaaatgatcatgAACGGGGAACTGCAAGATATGGAACTACCAAGTTTGCTGATTGGACAGGTATGTCCAATTGTTGCTGTcttatttatttctatgtatttttgtgtatttatatttctgtattgCTTTATCTAAATATCTATTATTGTGTAGAATCTGATATTTTTCTTATGCTGCATATGCATAGATATATGAAGTACctttttgttttacatatttttaaatactttattaatttatactttcatactatatagaataatattttataaatattatgaattttatgcattggaataaataaactattattagcCTACAATATCAAAAGTAttctgttattcatttttatgatgaaatatattctttttttaccttatattttgataaaatagagCTTAAACAGTCAATGAATGATAGTTTCAGCATGGAATGAACCTGATCATCCAAAATGGTCCTGCAGTCAGTGTTTGATCTTGCAAGTTAATGATAAGGCTTACCAAATACCACAATAAGGTTGCTTGTACCTTGACAGATCCCACTACCACCATGCTTAATTCTTATTTCTGGGTCACAAATTTGACATGACATTCTTCATATATGAGTTTGTAGTTAGAAGTAATGAAAAACATGTCTCATTCAACCAAATAATTTCTTTCCAAACTCTTCATAATCCAGGGTTTATGACTTCGGCAGTATTGCCTCTTCTTAAAGAGAATATCACATCCAATTAATTCTTTgattaaagattataaatatagatatatggATATTCTTGTTAACATCTTTAACTGAAATGATGAGTTCAGTTCATCGGGAAATTTCTTGAGTGAACTGACAGCATTATTAGCTgttaatgctttttataaaaagttgCATTTATGGAGAAAAACTAAGTTTTTACAATTcctcttcttaaaaattttttcttcaataagaaaattatattgtgTCCCTGAGAGATGTTGTTGACTGAAAATAAGTTATGAGTTAATAGAATGAATTGGTAAACATTATATTTGGTTTAGCAGTTACTTATGCTGCAAAGATTTCTTATCTTTTATCACAATTCATTACAACATTCATCTGTTTCTCTCACTTGATTTGTATTTCCATTATAATATGGCTGATATAGTATTTCATATCGCATGAAAAACTTCCTGTACCTTGTTTACAGAAGCACATAAAAACCCCTACCAATTTGAAGGCATTGAAATTCTGACTGGCACTGACAGAATGTATTCACCATTGCACAAAGTGCCATGTTAATGccaaataatatttgcattgtcTAGACTAGTTTAAATATGTGGttgcattgcataaaaataacaaTCCATCTATAGATTGTACTATAGCAAGCATATACATTAAGACAAAGTTTTGCAAAATGTCTCCATGCTTATAACTACATCAttcatgtatttctttttatagcaatgtttttctaatatttttttttttttttttttttttttcaaaaaggaagaCAATTTATTAGTAGAAGAGTTCTCTTAATAGATATATTAAGAAAGATGAGactgaaatttgtattattagaGCTAGCCAAATGTGTATATATTTGTTGttatacatatatttgaaatcatgtttattaatatatataaatattgatttttagagGAGGAATTCAAAAAGAAGGCTCTTGGTTTGAGACCAGATTTGATGGAATCAAATGATATCATCCCCAAGGCTGAAATTCCCAAAGTGCCACTTCCAGATTCATTTGATTGGAGAGACAAGAAAATTGTCACTGAAGTCAAAGATCAAGGACAATGTGGATCATGCTGGGCATTTTCCACAACTGGAAATATTGAAGGACAGTGGGCATTGAAAGGAAAGGGTCTGGTATCTCTCTCAGAACAAGGTATTTATTCAATTACTCCTTAACGTTTTTTCTTACTGTCAGTATAGATCATaaaatagcagatttttttttttcaatatatattttttgaactgcTGCAAGGGTGGTAATAATAACTTATGAGATTTCCTCTTTCAGCTGACCTCATTTGTGggatattttgatcatttttatattgtgttaaaaaatttgttatgtttATATTGATACTAAAGAGGAAAACTTTAAAAACGCCTAATATTGCTGTAATGTATATGAGCataaatccaataattaaaataatgaatagttttattgtaaattatacatataaatatttaaaaaatcattacagttagaaaagaaaaaggttaaaagtaaaattgatgcttattaaacaaaatttttttgataacatGTTCAAGAACtgttgaaaaaaacattaaaaatttcaataatttttaattaaattcaattttgaaaataattattcttattgaaCATTTACTACTGCAGAAGAAACTGCATATCAAATTTAGTAACTTTTGGTCCAACAGTCTGCCCTTTAGagcattttaattgatttttcactatGCATGTCACATGACACATATTACATATAATAACAAACAATTAACTGTATCATATTGAACTTAACCAGATTcacagttaaaatattataatgctggattttaatttcaaagtgaaactGTATTTttagatgatgattttttttaatgaatttaggaCCAATATTAGTTGAAACAGAATATAGGATAACTattactttattcttattttttaatttactactttatacttttttaatatgcattaagtgatttcaaagcagtttttgtttttctttttcacagaACTTGTTGATTGCGATAAAGTTGATAAAGGCTGTGAAGGTGGTTTGCAGACAAATGCCTATAAAGAAATCATAAGACTAGGTAAGTTtctctttaagaaattttataccggtttatttgattaattttaaaatagtgagtAATCAGAATTTTGTTTGCATCAAAatgaagtttgatttttttttaattgaaaaattgagtACGTTATTCACCAACAGAAGGGATGGGATGTTTGTTGCAGATCTGATTCTGCTGTGAAACTGAGAATAAGCATAcatatagataaattatttttgtttatgctGATGAGAAAATAACTAATCTAAAAtacctattaaaaattaattaatatagtttaCTTGAATTACTGATATTGAGTTGATTTgctgataaaacttatttaattaaaaaataagttttatcattatttcaattcaaatgaaaaaaaaattaataatttttatattaatttgtgttaaattttgaaaattttcacaattGAAATCATTGTATATTATTCTGTGCTCACCCTGAATTCACAGTTCTTGTcagaaaacatatatatatttttttttgatattgcaaAGCAGTATGCACCTTTTAATGCAGCTATTGGATTGGCTAAAATAATTTGAACTGAAATagcaatttttcaaagaattcaatcAAAACTCAATGATGCTGTAAATTAATTCGCTTTTAAAGTATACAGTAAGCTTCCTTGCAAGATAAGAAAATGTCAAATCATAAAATACAGGATAAATGTTgctatttaaacattaaatgggTAAATATTAACAGTAGAAATGTTCTTCTGTAAAAGTTCTGTTGGTGCCATTTTTCATTAGCTGCTCATGTATACTTTTTTCAGTCTGTGAGGGTCACAGTGATCTGATGGCAAGGTTCCAGCTTTAAAGCTGGTAGGtttaaatttggttgaattttTCTAGGTCTTATGAAAAATCACTGGTTTTGAAAGGAGGTGGGAATCTTTGTCATCTGATCATAGTTCCAAATTGCAAGATGGGTTTCAAAATAGCAACCATGGTCTTCAGAACAGTACtgaactgaactaaactaaatataaccaaactgaactaaaataattcatgattgaaaaaattgtaattatgcaATGCTAGTGAGGGAATCAAAATGTCTTCTGGATTTCATTTctcaaagatatttcaaaaagaattttcaagtctttttaaataataaagttacctAGATTgttattaatcttaattatttattatcaatgaaaGTAACTATTCCAGTTCTGCACTGTATGCACATAGGTTGCTCCCTTTAattcagaagatttttttaaataaaaaaatttatttcaatttgatatatttattatttttatttaggtgGACTTGAAGGGGAATCTGATTATCCTTATGATGGCAAAGATGATAAATGTTCATTTAAGAAATCAGCTGTTAAGGTCTACATTAATAGCTCTCTTACAATTTCTACCAATGAAACaggtaaataattcttttttattacttttgagatagatataaaattataattgtttattgtaattttattattttttttccaattttagaaaTGCAACAGTGGTTGGTTAAGAATGGACCCATTGCAATTGGAATTAATGCTAATGCTATGCAAGTAAGggggaaatatattatttaatctaaaaatctattttatgttttaaaattaaaacttgcgtattttataatgaaaatgtttaaataaatatatgtcaaagttcaaaaaatcaaaagctttttaaaaatgattaagacTATTTGCAATTTTGATTGTACCTATGAATGAGTTTCAAGATAAGAAACAATGAGGGGTTTTTTTTCTACTTGgaatcttattaattaaaataactcttACCTGTCTGCTGTTTTTCTATAGAAAGGATTTGCAACACTAGGTAATGAAAATGTCAGAATTAAAGaattacatttctatatttaGCCTATAAATAATTGTCATCTCTTTAAATCAAggttatatgaaataaattttaactaacttttaactaaaaacacaaaataaaatttaaaaaaaaaacaagattgtATATATTGCATAAATGTCTTCATATGttcttaatatataattagaattttttaaacaattatattaaaacattacttttattGTTTATAGTTCTATTATGGTGGCATCTCCCATCCCTGGAAGTTCTTGTGTGATCCTGGTAACTTGGATCATGGTGTCCTAATTGTTGGCTATGGTGTGCACAGTAAGTTCATATgactaaaaattattctttttatttatgaataaaaaattgtttgcaaatcAAAGAATGCTATCGTTATTTTATGAAGATTCTTTTATTACGAACGAGTTATTAAAgttcattttgtttattcttgaatatacaatttatatttttatatggccCTTGTAGATAAAAACTTTTTAGTgtttaaaacattctattttattcactaatttataatgatatttttatcttgtttctGAAGAGATCAATATATGTTAAACAAAGTTGTTGAGATGTTAGTTATAAATTAAGTTGTAAACATTTGTACATAAATGAAATGATACATAAAAATAGTAAGTACACATTGTAAATAAATTCTCTGAAATATACTTCCTGAAAAGCACAGAGTGTTACAAGACTGAttacaaaatcaaatatgaaattgcATATCAAAATGTGTGCATATGTAAATATGATCTGTGTTTGCTACAGTTAGGCATGGGCTTTCACAATAAACTTGATCTTAGAGTCGATGATATGATATGACTATACGAATCTGAACTAGAAGTCTCATCGAGGGAGATCTTGTTAATGAGGAAACGAAGCTGTTGCACCTGTTAGTCATAACTAATACTGTGCTGCTTGAATTTCGTGGGGAAATAtactattttgtattaatatttcatcctgaatTCATCAACATTGATGAAATTATAGGATCAAAAACTTATGAACATGCTATAATGCCATTATAGCCATGAAACAAATCTGAATCCCTATAGAAGTCgccttttaaaaacaattaagctTTGATTCCTTTGCAAAGCTTCTCATTCTCTTTTATTGcctgaatcatttgaatttttttccacataaGCTTATACTGTTGGATTAAAGATTTCTTTGTTGTTTTGGTACAGAACAGTACAGTACAGTACAGTGTCACTGAAACAGCAACAGCATCATCAAAATGCATACCCTCCAACAGCTATGGTATTCCCACAATTGTTATGGGAATAAGTTGGAAACTAGAGAGTTACGGATATAAAGTGATAAATTGCAgaaagctacaaaaaaaaaaacatatatatacacacaccgAAAATGTCTTCGTCCGGACACTGCACTTGCAGCAACGCCAgtagttaaagaatttttaacatggctggggaaaaaaaatgaattttgttccaTCATGATTATAATAACATTGGAAACCTCCTCAtcacaaaaatgtataaaagtatttattatgattttacactGAGCAATGATGACTTAAAAACACAAATGTTACTTTTTGATGAACTAAATGAATTTTaccattttatgttttaatgaacttttattaattttactatttttttaaaaactgaatgaatttcactatttaatgaaaaaactgTAACTGTTTAACAAGTAATTTGTGTGATCCACCAAAccatgttatataattaaaaaaatatttaacttatatatttagtcaaataataattgtcaaataattttgattaatatttgaaaatactttttgtatttaaCTAAGATTCTTTAGAAATgtatatttctcaataatttgtaGATACtacattatatgtaatatatctgTAAGAAGTACTACCGAATGACTTTGTTAGTAACGTTGAAGGGTCAGAATTAcctattccaatttttaaatattcggaCTTATAGAATGCCTTCTTTAATTCTCAGAGTTGATGAGGTTTAATATAAACAATCCTGCACTGATATTGATCGATTTATATAACTTCACTAAATATGGCATATCTATTTGGCAAGTTATTCAATTTCtaatatcttacttttttttcccctttagcaTACCCAATTTTCAAGAAAACTCTTCCTTTCTGGATCATCAAAAACAGCTGGGGTGCTAGTTGGGGTGAACAGGTAtgcaaatcttaatattttactcattcaattgtaaaatcaattttaagctaaaatttagaatatgtttttctctttgaaatgtatttaactgcaatacattttgtattttcaggGTTATTACCGAGTCTACCGTGGCGATGGAACTTGTGGTTTGAATCTGATGACATCATCTGCTATTGTGGATTGAGACTGtgatttttagaatgatttttacttttttacgaTGTAAATCTAGACATTTTAATTGTAGGAGCTAGTGAAGAAATCTGTTTATAATATGATCTTCCGTGACGAATTTTAgcattaaatgttgtttttctttaagattttgtgtgttactttcatttgaaatttcctaCATATTTTAGTTTGGTAGTTGTGCATTATTACACAATGTTACCTTAGTTTACATACTGAATGAACGTTATTAGTATTCTACATTAGTTTACATACTAAATGAACGTTATTAGTATGCTACATTAGTTTACAtactaaatgaaattatagtaTGTAAACTGTATTAAACTGGGTGCACtactttttaatagaattttttagtaGCCTGAGGAAGCattcaattggaaaataaaacataaatcaaggttgttatttttttcctagACAAATAAATCTCTCACCTTATTGGTATTATTAATCTTTGACCTTATTGAATGcatgtatttgaaatatatcaaataagaCATTTGCTGAGAGGGAGAAAAGCATGGAACGTTGATTAATAACACAATTATAATTAATCTACAAAAGTGGTCAATtcgataaagttttttttttctacatgtcATTATAGAGTGTTATGAATGAATTTGATTAAGGAACGAATAGTAGAAGATCTAGCAAACTTTGATTCGATTTCTAATTTATCAGAATTGACTCTTTGATAGTACTCAGTTTTTACATCACACCCAGCAACTCGTCAGAACTGAGCAATTCTATCGGATGATTtctatattgattcatttttcgTGACAAATTTACAATCGATTGGCGGAAGACACATACAATAAAACGATTTCGCTGTAATCCATAGAGACAAGCAGTAAAAGCATTGAGatatatcaagaaataattttctggATTAGGATAAAATTGCAATTCAGAAAGGAACAAATTGACATGGTTACTGTATTGAAATGTGTTGCGAGATGGAATCGGAAAGTTTCGAGATTAGTTCTGTGACACGCCAATAAACAGCAATACAAAATCGAATCCCACTGTTAGAGACtatcgaaatttttaataaatgtatcggGAGACATTGTACTGTCTGGGGTGGTGACATTAGTTAGGTGGGAAGGGAAGCAATTTCCCATCTGTCAGTGATTgcttgtccccccccccccccaccgtcGCCGATTTTCGGTGGCAAAATATATTCACCGTTTAGAAAGGGAGATATAAAgaactttatatgaaaaattctgataatttatatcttatcttaaagttattatataataagttatttaaagttataaataatttcactataatttaaatattcactaaCAACACTTAAGTAAGTGGAATGTTGGCCATCTGATTCTGCAGTCATCGATGTTATTTGCACTATATTTGACAGAATAATTTAACATGGCGACAAGTGAATCAGATGTCAGGTTTTGTCGACAGTTTTTGGTTAGTCGATTAAGAAATCAGCTCGCTGgatgaaaatttgtttgaattaagGTTGCGTGTAGTTGTGGTTGATTCCAATTATTGcgacatgttaaaaaaataattttatttatttttaaacttaagaaattaaacaattgatTTTGTCCACCAGTTTCATCGAGGCGAGTATGCGAGCGTTCTAGGGGGGTGAGTGGAAGGAATAGCTTTTTAGAAGCATCGTGCATGTCAATATCTGAATGATGGGCAGCGCGCCAGttacgtcacacacagcctcgaTGGAGCCTGCAGTTTACAAATTCATATTGTTATGTAATAAATACatgataggcattcactacaaattactactttttttctctttttctgatTTCTTGTCTGTGAAATTGTTAAGGAAAATGAGAATATCAATATTAATGCAGTGATTGCATGAGCGCCTTTCGATTTTTTCCTCTTAATTGTAGTTTTACCGAATAGTAAGAAGAAACggcattttatttatagtattctttttttttttacagctataaaataagattattttctaaataattatattgtactTCTTTATGATAATTCCTTATCTTTTTAGTCTACCAATCTAGTAAATTTAACACCAATCtagtaaaaatgcatttaactgCCGTCAGTATTCTCTTGCAATATATGTTTTCACAAAAGAGGTGCTTAGCTGTAGTCAATAGATATGAATTCAACATACGTTAATGgagtaaataaatttgtaaatggaaattagatttacttaaatgtaaacatctgtTTTTTGCGATTTAATTCCTTAaactacaattattttattaatagaatgttACCGATTGAAATTAGAcgaatatatgtaatataaatacgTACTAATCACCTTTTTTGTGACCaatgtaaagtctcgatccaataacaggtagcgttatgatcaaattctttatttacagctttattacataaaaccaactctttctaatctaggttaaatgaatgatgctatttacaacacgaaaattaaacaagaatagttcctcgaacaatttcgaaggaaacaactttacaagaacagctaacaggctgttggcgtcttaggctactccaggggtagctctcggaatccaccgaatttgcttcgggtggaattttactcagaagtccgattcacacgaagcttctttcttctcttcttccgaaaaatctcaccttttattttcctctcagactccctgttacccaatcaccgttcagaacaacctgaatcgtctctggtcgcccgtgggaaatgtccattgatgatccaccctccacaatgggaaaaatgaaggacatctggagtgtttgacactctcacctttcgaagacacgatttatttccctgggaaacgcacgtgtggttccttatctggattagcactaattggccagatgaccgtacttaaaaggagggtcttccatttggcaatctggaggcacttaacactgtgggagtttcgttgatgaagaatggcccggaatgtaaattatcgagtgtgggaaaaaggaatgtcacagtggtcacccaggaagaagctgaatcattacaactCTCCCCCCCCCTTTGAAAGGGGACTTTTGTCCAGTCTTGGACGAAAGTCACTACCGGGTCGTGGAACCAACTATCCCTTAGAGGcaattatacaatacaaatacatttaaaaaaaacaatttacattaaaacactatttacacattaaaataccgcttatacattaaaatttatcactagatTGTCCTTTTTTTAAAGGTCACAGCGGCTCAAACCATCAGCATTCTGGTGCTTACTGCCCGGTTTATGTGTGACAGTATAGTTGTATGGTTGTAAAGCCAATGACCATCTCATCAATCTAGGGTTGTTACCCGCATTGGTTTTTAGCCAAACTAACGGATTGTGGTCCGTGACAATAGTGAAGTGCTGGCCATCCAAGTAAAATTTAAGCTTCTTTATGGCGTATACTATACTAGCACACTCTTTTTCAGTAGTGCTATATTTCTTTTCCGCGTCTGAAAATTTCTTACTTAGATATAAAATAGGATGTTCCTTGCCTTCGGAATCTAATTGAGACATTACAACTCCCATCCCTACATCCGACGCATCAGTTTggactataaatttttttgtataatcaagGGCATgcaaaacggttttttttttttttttttttgtcaaactcatttttaattcttggaaTGCTTGTTCGCATTCGGGCGTCCATCTAATCTGCTCTTTCGTCATCCTACCTTTCAATGCGTTGGTTAAAGGTGCGGCTATGACAGAACATTTTTCCACATAGTGTGCGTAATAACCCGCTAGCCCAAGGAAAGCTCGTATCTGAGTTTTtgttttgggggtaggaaaatcTATCACTGCTTTGATTTTTGCTTCGGCTGGTGTTCGAACGCCATCTCCTACCATATGTCCTAAATA
Above is a genomic segment from Argiope bruennichi chromosome 1, qqArgBrue1.1, whole genome shotgun sequence containing:
- the LOC129969179 gene encoding cathepsin L-like, whose amino-acid sequence is MLRFSLICLLPLVLASGQWQKISLEDPGLKKAVESGVRLLSQRSNSLYHSKLIEIHEAERQVVAGYNYRVKVSVGYTHCKKSQVKYEDLDKCDFLEGPHKICTLVIYHNLKNEHKLTSFDCNTDPGVKPPPQNAHQLHAEQLLFEDFIARHGKEYQDEDEKQARFEVFRLNLKKIKFLNDHERGTARYGTTKFADWTEEEFKKKALGLRPDLMESNDIIPKAEIPKVPLPDSFDWRDKKIVTEVKDQGQCGSCWAFSTTGNIEGQWALKGKGLVSLSEQELVDCDKVDKGCEGGLQTNAYKEIIRLGGLEGESDYPYDGKDDKCSFKKSAVKVYINSSLTISTNETEMQQWLVKNGPIAIGINANAMQFYYGGISHPWKFLCDPGNLDHGVLIVGYGVHTYPIFKKTLPFWIIKNSWGASWGEQGYYRVYRGDGTCGLNLMTSSAIVD